From Triticum urartu cultivar G1812 chromosome 2, Tu2.1, whole genome shotgun sequence, a single genomic window includes:
- the LOC125536582 gene encoding probable protein phosphatase 2C 64 encodes MGNCAARGDTAVTAAGAAGEDGKRRRRRWKAPREDQLGTVPGRIFSNDGRSRTASVFTQQGRKGINQDAMLIWDGFGGEEDGVLCGVFDGHGPHGHLVARRVRDSLPLRLMSAARASPKTGLDMPAAAWRKAFARAYKAMDKDLRSHPALDSFCSGSTAVTVLKLGTDLYMANIGDSRAVLGSRDAAAGGMAAVQLTVDLKPDVPSEAERIKKCRGRVFALQDEPEVPRVWLPFDDAPGLAMARAFGDFCLKDYGVISVPDFFHWPLTDKDQFVILASDGVWDVLSNQEAVDIVSSSPSRSKAARTLVEAANREWKTKYPTSRTDDCAVVCLYLDGKMDHERDSTASMDNISIEDDSVADPNEAQEQQEPALTRNFTVRTVPGSAQEKALAGADAKVSGGADDHNWSGLDGVTRVNSLVQLPRFSEEKAVS; translated from the exons ATGGGGAACTGCGCGGCGAGGGGGGACACGGCGGTCACGGCGGCCGGCGCGGCCGGCGAGGACGGGaagaggcggcggaggaggtgGAAGGCGCCGCGGGAGGACCAGCTGGGGACGGTCCCCGGCCGGATCTTCTCCAACGACGGCCGCAGCCGCACCGCCTCCGTCTTCACGCAGCAGGGCCGCAAGGGGATCAACCAGGACGCCATGCTCATCTGGGAT GGGTTCGGCGGGGAGGAGGACGGCGTGTTGTGCGGGGTGTTCGACGGCCACGGGCCGCACGGCCACCTGGTGGCGCGCAGGGTGCGGGACTCGCTGCCGCTCAGGCTCATGTCCGCCGCGCGCGCCTCGCCCAAGACCGGGCTCGACATGCCGGCCGCCGCCTGGAGGAAGGCCTTCGCGCGCGCCTACAAGGCCATGGACAAGGACCTCCGCTCCCACCCCGCCCTCGACAGCTTCTGCAGCGGCAGCACCGCCGTCACCGTCCTCAAGCTC GGCACGGACCTTTACATGGCCAACATCGGGGACTCGCGCGCCGTCCTAGGCTCCAGAGACGCCGCCGCCGGCGGCATGGCGGCCGTGCAGCTCACCGTTGACCTCAAGCCCGACGTCCCCA GCGAGGCGGAGCGGATCAAGAAGTGCAGGGGCAGGGTGTTCGCGCTGCAGGACGAGCCGGAGGTGCCGAGGGTGTGGCTTCCGTTCGACGACGCGCCGGGCCTGGCCATGGCGCGGGCGTTCGGGGACTTCTgcctcaaggactacggcgtcatcTCGGTGCCGGACTTCTTCCACTGGCCTCTCACGGACAAGGACCAGTTCGTCATCCTCGCATCCGACGGG GTCTGGGATGTCCTAAGCAACCAAGAGGCTGTCGACATAGTGTCCTCGTCCCCAAGTCGGTCAAAGGCGGCAAGGACTCTTGTCGAGGCAGCTAACCGTGAATGGAAAACCAAGTACCCAACATCCCGGACCGACGACTGCGCGGTCGTTTGCTTATATTTGGATGGCAAAATGGACCATGAGCGTGATTCGACCGCGTCCATGGATAACATCAGCATCGAGGATGATTCAGTCGCAGACCCTAACGAAGCGCAGGAGCAACAGGAGCCCGCCTTAACTCGCAATTTCACAGTTAGGACAGTCCCGGGGAGTGCTCAGGAGAAAGCCTTGGCGGGCGCAGACGCCAAGGTTTCCGGTGGAGCCGACGATCACAACTGGTCGGGCCTCGATGGGGTGACGCGGGTGAACTCGCTCGTTCAGCTTCCCAGGTTCTCCGAGGAGAAGGCGGTCAGTTGA